A single genomic interval of Zingiber officinale cultivar Zhangliang chromosome 4A, Zo_v1.1, whole genome shotgun sequence harbors:
- the LOC121969449 gene encoding histone H1C-like isoform X1: MEPTVIDWKRVDSRYVRDEAYENINAPMWIDLAAPNDNVQVDDTAWFCRPDCNHPKTAEDFKLSATPSPKAKLMRSSSERLPFGERNSNRRDENNLKKRVGVVAAPLLPASPAKPKTTASKVSKADLENQDPNQSTPARPTRPPKTRNPVKEMIKSSTKEEVEDKREDPKQKKVQPRLKSTMSARNLFSGKDILSQISEFYRELKKMAVGSRTPPVREEARKEVKEAAENLHKPEAADDTKLLTPNKNDKSPQKRGKLKIEIKTSTPLKEVRANPPTPQRFPSPRGAKNPKATPNGRSPLHNKLPKSTTLGRTTLQDREEKKALLARKDDEQGCSSAAVAGNSEAASADLFWFLKPCSHAE, from the exons ATGGAGCCGACCGTCATCGACTGGAAGAGGGTCGACTCGAGGTACGTCCGGGACGAGGCCTACGAGAACATCAACGCCCCAATGTGGATCGACCTCGCTGCCCCCAACGACAACGTTCAGGTCGACGACACCGCTTGGTTTTGCCGACCAG ATTGCAATCACCCCAAGACCGCCGAAGATTTCAAGCTTTCAGCCACGCCTAGCCCCAAG GCGAAGCTGATGAGATCGAGCTCGGAGCGATTACCATTTGGAGAAAGAAACAGCAATCGACG AGACGAGAACAACCTGAAGAAAAGAGTAGGCGTCGTCGCTGCTCCGCTCCTCCCGGCGTCTCCAGCGAAACCCAAGACCACCGCTTCGAAGGTGTCCAAGGCGGATCTTGAGAACCAAGACCCGAATCAATCGACGCCGGCTCGTCCCACCCGCCCGCCGAAGACGAGGAACCCAGTGAAAGAGATGATCAAGTCAAGCACCAAGGAGGAGGTCGAGGACAAAAGGGAGGACCCGAAGCAGAAGAAGGTACAACCTCGCCTGAAGAGCACGATGTCGGCGAGAAATTTGTTCTCCGGGAAGGATATCTTGAGCCAGATCTCCGAGTTCTACCGCGAACTCAAAAAAATGGCGGTCGGAAGTAGGACTCCTCCCGTCAGAGAAGAGGCTAGGAAGGAGGTCAAGGAGGCTGCTGAAAACCTCCACAAACCAGAAGCAGCAGATGATACAAAACTGCTGACTCCAAA CAAGAACGATAAATCTCCACAGAAAAGGGGAAAACTGAAGATTGAGATAAAAACATCGACACCACTGAAAGAAGTCAGAGCAAATCCTCCGACGCCACAGCGTTTCCCTTCACCTCGCGGTGCAAAGAACCCAAAGGCAACTCCCAACGGAAGGTCCCCTCTCCACAACAAGCTTCCTAAATCAACAACTCTG GGAAGGACAACTCTTCAAgacagagaagagaagaaagcaTTATTAGCTCGGAAGGATGACGAACAAGGTTGCAGCAGTGCTGCTGTTGCTGGCAATTCAGAGGCGGCTTCAGCTGATTTGTTTTGGTTTCTGAAACCTTGCAGTCATGCGGAATAA
- the LOC121969449 gene encoding histone H1C-like isoform X2, whose product MEPTVIDWKRVDSRYVRDEAYENINAPMWIDLAAPNDNVQVDDTAWFCRPDCNHPKTAEDFKLSATPSPKAKLMRSSSERLPFGERNSNRRDENNLKKRVGVVAAPLLPASPAKPKTTASKVSKADLENQDPNQSTPARPTRPPKTRNPVKEMIKSSTKEEVEDKREDPKQKKVQPRLKSTMSARNLFSGKDILSQISEFYRELKKMAVGSRTPPVREEARKEVKEAAENLHKPEAADDTKLLTPNKNDKSPQKRGKLKIEIKTSTPLKEVRANPPTPQRFPSPRGAKNPKATPNGRSPLHNKLPKSTTLSDLGKDNSSRQRREESIISSEG is encoded by the exons ATGGAGCCGACCGTCATCGACTGGAAGAGGGTCGACTCGAGGTACGTCCGGGACGAGGCCTACGAGAACATCAACGCCCCAATGTGGATCGACCTCGCTGCCCCCAACGACAACGTTCAGGTCGACGACACCGCTTGGTTTTGCCGACCAG ATTGCAATCACCCCAAGACCGCCGAAGATTTCAAGCTTTCAGCCACGCCTAGCCCCAAG GCGAAGCTGATGAGATCGAGCTCGGAGCGATTACCATTTGGAGAAAGAAACAGCAATCGACG AGACGAGAACAACCTGAAGAAAAGAGTAGGCGTCGTCGCTGCTCCGCTCCTCCCGGCGTCTCCAGCGAAACCCAAGACCACCGCTTCGAAGGTGTCCAAGGCGGATCTTGAGAACCAAGACCCGAATCAATCGACGCCGGCTCGTCCCACCCGCCCGCCGAAGACGAGGAACCCAGTGAAAGAGATGATCAAGTCAAGCACCAAGGAGGAGGTCGAGGACAAAAGGGAGGACCCGAAGCAGAAGAAGGTACAACCTCGCCTGAAGAGCACGATGTCGGCGAGAAATTTGTTCTCCGGGAAGGATATCTTGAGCCAGATCTCCGAGTTCTACCGCGAACTCAAAAAAATGGCGGTCGGAAGTAGGACTCCTCCCGTCAGAGAAGAGGCTAGGAAGGAGGTCAAGGAGGCTGCTGAAAACCTCCACAAACCAGAAGCAGCAGATGATACAAAACTGCTGACTCCAAA CAAGAACGATAAATCTCCACAGAAAAGGGGAAAACTGAAGATTGAGATAAAAACATCGACACCACTGAAAGAAGTCAGAGCAAATCCTCCGACGCCACAGCGTTTCCCTTCACCTCGCGGTGCAAAGAACCCAAAGGCAACTCCCAACGGAAGGTCCCCTCTCCACAACAAGCTTCCTAAATCAACAACTCTG TCCGATTTAGGGAAGGACAACTCTTCAAgacagagaagagaagaaagcaTTATTAGCTCGGAAGGATGA
- the LOC121969450 gene encoding homeobox-leucine zipper protein HOX14-like, which produces MSEASMTTVEEQMLVSSQLSYQMPYQETVSERTRVRRRRKKVNKDNGDAKKRRLSEEQVEFLERSFTEERKLETGRKDLLAAKLGMDAKQVAVWFQNRRARHKNKQVVEDYAKMKAAQDAAVVEKYRLENEVLKLKQRLVEAEEQIRKLSSGMNAAAHAITVADDSSPSSWFSSVLPLAGELGAEGEAELMFMHDHDFNNYMTIMEWAGYFGV; this is translated from the exons ATGAGCGAAGCAAGCATGACTACTGTGGAAGAACAAATGCTCGTCTCCTCCCAACTCAGCTACCAAATGCCTTACCAAG AAACAGTAAGCGAGAGGACCAGAGTTCGccggaggaggaagaaggtgaaCAAGGACAACGGGGATGCGAAGAAGAGGAGACTGAGCGAGGAACAGGTGGAGTTCCTGGAAAGGAGTTTCACAGAGGAGAGGAAATTGGAGACGGGGAGGAAGGACCTGCTGGCCGCCAAGCTTGGGATGGATGCCAAGCAGGTGGCGGTGTGGTTCCAAAACCGGCGGGCCCGGCACAAGAACAAGCAAGTGGTGGAGGACTACGCCAAGATGAAGGCTGCCCAAGATGCCGCCGTCGTCGAGAAATACCGCCTCGAGAACGAG GTGCTTAAACTGAAACAAAGGCTTGTGGAAGCAGAGGAGCAGATAAGGAAGCTCTCCTCAGGCATGAATGCAGCTGCTCATGCCATCACTGTAGCCGATGATAGTAGCCCAAGCTCATGGTTCTCAAGCGTCCTTCCATTAGCTGGGGAGTTGGGGGCGGAAGGAGAAGCCGAGCTGATGTTCATGCATGATCATGACTTCAACAATTACATGACAATAATGGAGTGGGCTGGCTATTTTGGTGTGTAA
- the LOC121969451 gene encoding uncharacterized protein LOC121969451, with amino-acid sequence MAASSFTLLLHAGQSNPRHSIAHASRPKQTFCCHSYLSAGDGSPKEEQSDSTKQGKRWPISLVEIYGEAGKLGRELKDCLSPKQKGDWKDLVLMSFSFAVYIYISQRIVCAYCAWMSMISHP; translated from the coding sequence ATGGCTGCCtcttcattcactcttcttcttcaTGCAGGACAAAGCAATCCTCGCCACTCCATCGCCCACGCATCCAGACCGAAGCAAACCTTCTGCTGCCACAGCTACTTGTCCGCCGGAGATGGCAGTCCGAAAGAGGAGCAAAGTGACAGTACAAAGCAGGGGAAGAGGTGGCCCATCTCGCTGGTGGAAATCTATGGTGAGGCTGGGAAGCTGGGCAGGGAGCTGAAGGACTGCTTGTCACCAAAGCAGAAGGGTGACTGGAAAGACCTAGTGCTCATGAGCTTCTCCTTCGCTGTGTACATCTACATCTCGCAGAGGATTGTGTGCGCCTATTGTGCCTGGATGTCCATGATCAGTCACCCTTGA
- the LOC121969447 gene encoding zinc finger CCCH domain-containing protein 24-like — protein MHSCTVKVDDSLSSLLEFAADNDVDGFKRCLDHNPSAGDEVGCWYGRSRGSNRIVLDQRTPLMVSSTYGSLDVLKLILSLASIDINRHCGSDNTTALHCAASGGSLTAVAVVQALLAAGADPTVVDADGNRPADIIVVPPMSSDTRNSLEQLLGKNAIASSCGGNHNDMPLRVKITSSNPLPADEDDSTSPQAKYPDLPLLIVPTKKEYPVDPTLPDIKNNIYATDEFRMFSFKIRPCSRAYSHDWTECPFVHPGENARRRDPRKYHYSCVPCPDFRKGSCRRGDLCEYAHGVFECWLHPVQYRTRLCKDGTNCSRQVCFFAHTIEELRPLHMSTGSVDRSPRASSSAAIEMAAAMGFFPRSPSAVSAVMSSFTPPISPSANGTGHSLVWPQPNIPTLNLPASNAQSSRLRSSLNARDIPVDDSLLSEFGSLQSLSDMHYSRLNSMAVAGNSSVRTKSLIPANLDDIFSAEISPSPRCNSDHGGLFSPSNKNAMLSQLHNLHQQQSLLSPINTNVYSPKAMESQQLFSHSPLLQPSLKFSTPGVTSPRSMEPISPLSSRLAVLSLRERQQQTLRSLSSRDLGPFSSTVIGSPVNSSLTSWASPSGIPDWGLSGEELGHLKRTSSFELRGNADELDVSWVHSLVKESPPTATAFPEFDGENSFR, from the coding sequence ATGCATAGCTGCACTGTTAAGGTCGACGACTCGCTGTCGAGTCTCCTTGAGTTCGCAGCTGACAATGATGTGGATGGCTTCAAGCGATGCCTCGACCACAATCCATCAGCCGGAGATGAGGTTGGCTGTTGGTACGGCCGTAGTAGGGGTTCCAATCGCATAGTGCTGGATCAACGAACTCCATTGATGGTGTCTTCTACATATGGAAGTCTCGATGTCCTCAAGCTCATCCTGTCTCTGGCTTCTATCGACATCAACCGTCATTGTGGATCCGACAACACCACCGCCCTTCATTGTGCTGCATCTGGTGGTTCCTTGACTGCCGTGGCTGTTGTGCAGGCTCTCCTTGCTGCTGGTGCTGATCCCACGGTGGTTGATGCTGACGGAAACCGTCCTGCTGACATTATTGTTGTGCCTCCCATGTCGTCTGATACCAGGAATTCCCTTGAACAACTCCTTGGTAAGAATGCCATTGCTTCGAGTTGTGGTGGGAATCACAATGATATGCCTCTGCGTGTGAAGATTACCTCTTCAAATCCTTTGCCAGCTGATGAGGATGACTCAACCTCACCTCAGGCAAAGTATCCTGACCTTCCACTGCTGATTGTGCCAACTAAGAAAGAGTATCCTGTAGACCCAACGCTTCCAGATATCAAGAACAACATATATGCCACAGATGAGTTCCGCATGTTCTCATTCAAGATCCGCCCTTGCTCTCGGGCATATTCTCATGACTGGACAGAGTGCCCCTTTGTCCATCCCGGTGAAAATGCCCGGCGGCGTGATCCTAGGAAGTATCACTATAGCTGTGTACCTTGTCCTGATTTCCGGAAAGGGTCTTGTAGGAGGGGAGACTTGTGCGAGTATGCACACGGGGTGTTCGAGTGCTGGCTTCACCCAGTGCAATACCGCACACGGTTATGCAAGGATGGAACCAACTGCTCCCGCCAAGTATGTTTCTTTGCCCACACAATTGAGGAGCTCCGTCCACTTCACATGTCCACTGGATCTGTTGATCGCTCTCCCAGAGCATCCTCATCTGCCGCAATAGAGATGGCGGCTGCAATGGGTTTCTTTCCTAGGTCACCTTCTGCTGTTTCTGCTGTTATGTCTTCCTTCACACCACCCATTTCTCCTTCAGCCAATGGCACTGGGCACTCTTTAGTTTGGCCTCAGCCAAACATACCAACATTAAATCTTCCTGCAAGCAATGCTCAATCAAGCAGATTGCGGTCATCTCTCAATGCACGAGACATACCTGTGGATGATTCACTCTTATCTGAGTTTGGTTCTCTGCAATCTCTGAGTGACATGCACTACTCTCGTCTTAACTCCATGGCGGTTGCTGGGAATTCCTCGGTCAGAACTAAATCCCTGATTCCTGCAAATCTAGATGACATTTTTTCTGCAGAAATCAGCCCATCTCCAAGGTGCAATTCTGATCATGGGGGCTTATTTTCTCCATCTAACAAGAATGCGATGCTGAGTCAGTTGCACAATCTGCATCAACAGCAGAGCTTGCTCTCGCCCATCAACACAAATGTATATTCACCCAAGGCAATGGAATCTCAGCAACTTTTTTCTCACTCGCCTCTATTACAGCCCTCTCTTAAATTCTCTACCCCTGGTGTTACGTCTCCTCGAAGCATGGAGCCTATTTCTCCATTGAGTTCTCGCCTGGCTGTTCTTTCCCTGAGAGAGAGGCAGCAACAGACGCTACGCAGCCTGAGCTCACGTGATCTTGGTCCTTTCTCATCTACAGTGATTGGCTCTCCTGTTAATTCATCACTGACCAGTTGGGCATCTCCTTCTGGCATTCCTGATTGGGGGTTAAGTGGCGAAGAGTTGGGACATCTCAAACGAACATCTTCATTTGAGCTCCGAGGAAATGCGGATGAGCTAGATGTATCATGGGTCCATTCTCTGGTGAAGGAATCACCCCCTACTGCAACGGCATTTCCCGAGTTTGATGGTGAGAACTCATTCAGATGA
- the LOC121969446 gene encoding F-box protein At1g55000-like: MLSPMCDFSIVVSGDLLRSIFERLPPSDLARSACVCRLWRDFASDREMKEKIFRSTWKVRRVLGEPSSSAFWRHPSLDRFAISHRLSRGDSVAGLALRYGVQVMDIKRLNNMMSEHGIYSRERLLIPINKLSLLIDSTCYIELDEHSKREVAVLYLEGGPDGKSTQTMNNTIYIKARRKILNSVKRSMQVDDGTAEYYLSTSDGDPRAAMLQLSEDLRWEQQNRPHLFR, from the exons aTGCTGTCCCCCATGTGCGATTTCTCTATCGTCGTCTCTGGCGACCTCCTTCGGTCGATTTTCGAACGCCTTCCGCCGTCCGACCTTGCCCGGTCGGCTTGCGTCTGCCGGTTGTGGAGGGACTTTGCCTCGGACCGGGAGATGAAGGAAAAGATCTTCCGGTCTACTTGGAAGGTGCGCCGAGTCCTAGGCGAGCCGTCCTCCTCAGCCTTCTGGCGTCACCCTAGCCTCGATCGTTTCGCCATCTCCCACCGCCTCAGTCGCGGTGATTCCGTCGCTGGTCTTGCACTGAGGTACGGCGTCCAG GTTATGGACATCAAAAGATTGAACAACATGATGAGCGAACATGGTATATACTCCAGAGAGAGGCTGCTGATCCCTATTAATAAACTGTCGCTTCTCATCGACAGTACCTGTTATATCGAGCTGGATGAACATTCAAAAAGAGAAGTTGCGGTTCTGTACTTGGAAGGTGGCCCTGATGGAAAATCAACCCAAACAATGAACAACACAATCTATATAAAAGCCAGGCGGAAAATACTCAATTCTGTGAAAAGAAGTATGCAAGTGGATGATGGAACTGCTGAGTACTACTTATCGACTTCTGACGGTGATCCAAGAGCTGCCATGTTGCAGCTCAGCGAGGATCTGAGGTGGGAGCAGCAGAACCGGCCTCACCTATTTAGATGA
- the LOC121969455 gene encoding protein BZR1 homolog 1-like, with amino-acid sequence MTAGGGRQPTWKERENNKRRERRRRAIAAKIFTGLRAMGNYKLPKHCDNNEVLKALCREAGWIVEEDGTTYRKGCKPPPPPPEPVVAGPSSSISPCSSPPLLSPLSSSFPSPAPSYHASPMTSSFPSPSRHDNIHNPSINPSHLLPFLQNLTSLPPLRISNSAPVTPPLSSPTASRPPKIQNLDNVFCHSLYAMSAPSSPTRGHHHVQPATIPECDESDASTVDSGWGASSQTAVPGSPTFNLVKPFGSMKGTAVLTSGGISEREQEGTEFEFENRWVKPWEGEKIHDVGPDDIQLTLGIGVATPK; translated from the exons ATGACGGCGGGAGGAGGGCGGCAGCCGACGTGGAAGGAGAGAGAAAACAACAAACGGAGGGAGCGGCGGCGACGGGCGATCGCGGCCAAGATCTTCACCGGGCTGCGGGCGATGGGGAACTACAAGCTCCCTAAGCACTGCGACAACAACGAGGTCCTCAAGGCCTTGTGCCGCGAGGCCGGGTGGATCGTCGAGGAGGACGGGACCACCTACCGGAAG GGCTGCAAGCCGCCACCACCACCTCCTGAACCTGTAGTTGCTGGTCCATCTTCAAGCATAAGTCCATGCTCCTCCCCCCCTCTGCTGAGTCCGCTCTCCTCATCTTTCCCAAGTCCCGCACCTTCCTACCATGCAAGTCCGATGACATCATCTTTTCCAAGCCCCAGTCGCCATGATAATATTCATAACCCTAGCATCAACCCTTCACATCTCCTCCCATTTCTCCAAAATCTCACCTCCCTTCCTCCACTTCGCATATCAAATAGCGCCCCGGTGACCCCTCCACTATCATCCCCTACTGCCTCTCGCCCACCTAAGATCCAGAATCTTGACAATGTATTCTGCCACTCACTTTATGCTATGTCCGCCCCTTCTAGCCCCACTAGAGGCCACCACCATGTCCAACCTGCCACTATACCTGAATGCGACGAGTCTGATGCATCAACTGTTGACTCCGGCTGGGGGGCCAGCTCTCAGACAGCAGTCCCTGGGTCACCGACTTTCAACCTTGTCAAGCCCTTTGGTTCGATGAAGGGGACTGCTGTTCTGACATCAGGAGGGATATCAGAGAGGGAACAAGAAGGCACGGAGTTTGAATTTGAGAATAGGTGGGTGAAGCCGTGGGAGGGCGAGAAGATTCACGACGTTGGACCAGATGACATTCAGCTCACTTTGGGAATCGGAGTTGCAACCCCAAAGTGA
- the LOC121969448 gene encoding myosin type-2 heavy chain 1-like, whose product MAARHGRGEPETMMVHLPRRSRGQKPGCRRNLRDLLDQERSYLASMAMAMAAAGTPASDVGVVISGCKESCQTQAEILLAERDFLRMDLESSTGKQEPERARKDAAMRSNENSLVPGRKKIDARAGDRGDLEGGIDDLEEKMQELKLRRSRSKGISMKLSRRRYFHRQSSVLRRDMVLIKEDAAILKGIKEASLLNLAVLGKRPDVEEEKMVMLKRKMEGLSRGMLERIEECSHLLSSKSTSSQDIVSYNEAEHMPFLHLGQQLRQEKSIEKQKEFRCCSCMEAVGRIRQQVWAESEQWSEMQQLLEQVKIEMEEIRSSRDHWQRQAVASEINFHILHTQKLKWKRKAQSSECKVIDLQNLVLQHEKELQSLWKKIPGTPSSSSPQHTELCIKRRWRKLLDSSEEEKHAPPCHLKSETSNRRLPLLNINNISQPLRPIIGAWSPT is encoded by the exons ATGGCGGCCAGGCATGGAAGGGGGGAGCCGGAGACGATGATGGTCCACCTGCCGCGGCGGTCGAGAGGACAGAAACCAGGCTGCCGTCGGAATCTTCGGGATCTCTTGGACCAGGAGAGGAGCTATCTGGCGTCGATGGCGATGGCAATGGCGGCTGCCGGGACTCCTGCCTCCGACGTGGGGGTGGTTATTTCTGGCTGCAAGGAGTCGTGCCAGACCCAGGCGGAGATCCTTCTCGCCGAGCGTGACTTCTTGAGGATGGATCTGGAGTCGTCTACTGGGAAGCAGGAGCCAGAAAGGGCGCGGAAGGATGCTGCGATGCGATCCAATGAGAACAGTTTGGTACCG GGAAGAAAGAAGATCGATGCGAGAGCGGGCGATCGGGGAGACCTAGAGGGTGGGATAGATGATCTCGAAGAGAAGATGCAGGAGCTCAAGCTGAGGAGAAGCCGGAGCAAAGGAATCTCCATGAAGCTTTCCCGAAGAAGGTACTTCCACCGGCAGTCGTCTGTGCTCCGGCGCGACATGGTACTGATCAAGGAAGACGCAGCGATTTTGAAGGGCATAAAAGAGGCGTCGTTGCTCAATTTAGCCGTATTAGGGAAGCGTCCAGATGTTGAAGAGGAAAAG ATGGTGATGCTGAAGAGGAAGATGGAAGGGCTGTCGAGGGGCATGCTTGAGAGAATCGAGGAGTGTAGTCATTTGCTCTCTTCTAAAAGCACCAGCAGTCAAGACATTGTTTCATACAATGAAGCAGAGCACATGCCTTTTCTCCACCTTGGGCAGCAGCTGCGGCAAGAGAAGTCG ATTGAGAAGCAGAAGGAGTTTAGATGTTGTAGTTGCATGGAAGCTGTTGGGAGGATAAGGCAGCAAGTGTGGGCAGAGTCTGAGCAATGGAGTGAGATGCAACAGCTGCTGGAGCAAGTTAAGATAGAAATGGAAGAGATCCGATCTTCTAGAGACCATTGGCAGCGACAAGCCGTTGCCTCTGAGATCAATTTCCACATCCTACATACTCAG AAGCTCAAGTGGAAGCGAAAGGCCCAATCTTCTGAGTGCAAGGTAATTGATCTGCAGAACCTTGTGTTACAACATGAGAAAGAGCTCCAATCATTGTGGAAGAAGATTCCTGGTACTCCCAGTTCCTCTTCTCCACAGCACACTGAGTTGTGTATCAAAAGGCGCTGGAGGAAATTGCTCGACTCAAGTGAGGAGGAGAAGCATGCTCCACCCTGTCACTTGAAGTCAGAGACCAGTAATAGACGCTTACCATTGCTTAATATCAACAACATTTCTCAACCTCTTAGACCAATAATTGGAGCATGGAGTCCAACATGA